A portion of the Brevundimonas pondensis genome contains these proteins:
- a CDS encoding copper resistance protein CopC, translating into MRNFIPFAIAAAMLVSAGAASAQAADPHAGHGAMVMAAPASAGVVTSPADGSMSSSAPTAFSITFPHAMTLKSLTLATDGGRPAAVPVQAAAGTKATVSLPALGKGNHVLAWSAEGADGHAMSGVARFMVH; encoded by the coding sequence ATGCGTAACTTCATTCCCTTCGCGATCGCCGCCGCCATGCTGGTTTCCGCCGGCGCCGCTTCCGCCCAGGCCGCCGATCCCCACGCGGGTCATGGCGCGATGGTTATGGCTGCGCCTGCTTCAGCCGGCGTGGTGACCTCGCCGGCCGACGGCTCCATGTCCTCGAGCGCGCCCACGGCCTTCAGCATCACCTTTCCCCATGCGATGACCTTGAAGTCCCTGACGCTGGCGACGGACGGCGGTCGTCCGGCGGCCGTTCCGGTCCAGGCCGCGGCAGGCACGAAGGCGACAGTCTCCCTGCCTGCGCTTGGAAAGGGCAATCACGTTCTGGCCTGGTCGGCCGAGGGCGCCGACGGCCACGCTATGAGCGGGGTCGCCCGCTTCATGGTCCACTAG
- a CDS encoding TolC family protein, with the protein MLPRFKPAARATVLALAAASLSGAAAARAEPLTFEAAMARAASDAPDLRASALGVDAARAAVVAAGRLPDPSLKFGLDGFPVTGPMAGRFGEDDFTALRVGVEQELPSRARRRAERGLAEAAIGVAVADNATALREVRIAAGLAWIDLYYSGRKLAAVDEVLATLQPLWDAAPSGVASGADRPAMALAPIQLKAALDDRRSRLVAEREAARAALTRWTGDPAPTTDGAPPSDAPDPSALRMGLEDLPMLKAYEAEDRRAKAELDLARAGRRPDWSVEASYQRRDPAFGDMVSVGASVRLPLFQRQRQEPLIAARSADARRVSAEREGTRRQLEADLQRDLAQHAMDHDQWTRARDIVLPAVMQQSDLETAAYAAGRIGISEIVQAFTAVANARLDALDKEAAVMRHAAEITLTYGSGR; encoded by the coding sequence ATGCTCCCCCGTTTCAAACCGGCGGCCAGGGCGACCGTGCTTGCGCTCGCCGCCGCCAGCCTGTCAGGGGCTGCGGCGGCCCGGGCCGAGCCCCTGACGTTCGAGGCCGCCATGGCCCGCGCGGCGTCGGACGCGCCTGATCTGCGCGCCAGCGCCCTTGGCGTCGATGCAGCCCGTGCGGCCGTGGTCGCGGCCGGGCGGCTGCCCGATCCAAGCCTCAAATTCGGACTGGACGGCTTTCCCGTGACCGGGCCCATGGCCGGGCGGTTCGGTGAAGACGACTTCACCGCCCTGCGGGTCGGCGTCGAGCAGGAGCTGCCCAGCCGGGCGCGCCGTCGCGCCGAGCGCGGCCTGGCCGAGGCCGCCATCGGCGTGGCGGTGGCCGACAACGCCACGGCGCTGCGCGAGGTGCGGATCGCGGCGGGCCTGGCCTGGATCGATCTCTATTATTCGGGTCGCAAGCTGGCCGCCGTGGACGAGGTCCTGGCGACGCTTCAACCGCTTTGGGACGCCGCGCCGTCCGGGGTGGCGTCGGGGGCGGATCGTCCGGCCATGGCCCTGGCGCCGATCCAGTTGAAGGCGGCGTTGGACGATCGGCGCAGCCGGCTGGTCGCCGAGAGGGAGGCCGCGCGCGCCGCATTGACCCGCTGGACCGGCGATCCGGCCCCCACAACGGACGGCGCGCCGCCGTCAGATGCGCCGGACCCGTCGGCCTTGCGCATGGGCCTCGAGGACCTGCCCATGCTGAAGGCTTACGAGGCCGAAGACCGGCGGGCTAAGGCCGAACTCGACCTGGCCCGGGCCGGACGGCGTCCGGACTGGTCGGTCGAGGCCAGCTATCAGCGCCGCGACCCCGCGTTCGGCGACATGGTCTCGGTGGGCGCCAGCGTGCGCCTGCCGCTGTTTCAGCGACAACGTCAGGAGCCTTTGATCGCAGCGCGGTCCGCCGACGCGCGGCGGGTCAGCGCCGAACGTGAGGGGACGCGCCGCCAACTGGAGGCGGACCTGCAGCGCGATCTGGCCCAACACGCCATGGACCACGATCAGTGGACCCGGGCGCGCGACATCGTCCTGCCGGCCGTCATGCAACAGTCCGACCTGGAGACCGCCGCCTATGCCGCGGGTCGGATCGGGATCTCCGAAATCGTCCAGGCCTTCACCGCCGTGGCCAACGCCCGGCTGGACGCGCTGGACAAGGAGGCGGCGGTGATGCGCCACGCCGCCGAAATCACCCTGACCTATGGGAGCGGCCGATGA